In Solimonas sp. K1W22B-7, the DNA window CTGTTCGTCGAAAAGCTGCTGCTCACCCAGCCCGGCCTCCAGGCCCTCGAATTCCTGCCGCGGGTGACGCAGGCCGAGCGCGCGGGCTTCGAGCAGGCCATGCGCGCGGCGGGCGACCCCGACTTCGCCATCCGCGAAGCGGGGCCCGACGGGCACCTGCGGGTGGCTGCGGCGCGGGAGCACTACTACCCCATCGTCTTCATCGAGCCGCCCGGCGCCGTGCGCGGCGTGGCCGGCTTCGACCTGGCCTCGGAGGCCCTGCGCAACGACACCCTGCAGCGGGCGGTGAAAAGCGGGCGCTCCGCGGTCTCGGCACAGCTGCGGCTGATTCACCCGATCGATGCCCAGGGCCTGCTGGTGATGACGCCGCTGTTCCGCGGCACCATGGACTACCCGTCCGCCGAGGCGCGCGAGCAGAACCTTGTCGGCGTGGCGCTGGCGGTGTTCCGCATCGACGCCATGGTGCAGGCCGCGATCGGCAACCTGGACGCAACCGGCATCCGCTTCCGGCTGCTCGACCAGGGCGCGGCCCCGGCCGACAAGCTGCTGTTCGACAGCGGCCCGCCGCCGGGTGGCGGCGGGATCGCCATGTCCCATGCCGACACGCTGGAAGTGGGTGGACGCCACTGGCGCCTGGTCTTCGACCTGCCCGCGGCCTACCTGGTGGAGCACCGCTCCTGGCAGACCTGGGGCCTGCTGGCCGCCGGGCTGGGACTCAGCGCCCTGCTGGCGCTGTTGCTGCTGGTGGTCCTGGCACGCCAGAGCCGGGTGCAGGAACTGGTCACCGAACGCACCGCGGAGCTGCAGAAGGCCGAGCTGCGGCTGATGCACTACGCCGCGGAGCTGGAGCGCAGCAACGCTGAGCTGCAGCAGTTCGCCTACGCCGCCTCGCATGACCTGCAGGCCCCGCTGCGCAGCATCATCGGCTTCTCGCAGATCCTGCAGCGCCAGTACAAGGGGCGGCTCGACGAGGATGCCGACGAGTTCCTGCAGTTCATCGGCAGCAGCGCGACACGCATGCAGGCCCTGATCCTGGACCTGCTGAGCCTGTCTCGCGTGGGCAGCGGCGAATTCATTTCCGGCGTGGTGGACCTGGAGGAAGTGCTGCAGCAGGCGCAACAGAACCTGCTCGCCGAGATCCAGGCCCGCGACGCGCTGCTGACGCATGAGCCGTTGCCGACGATCCGCGGCAACCGCGGCCAGGTCCTGCAGCTGCTGCAGAACCTGCTGGCCAATGCGATGAAGTTCCAGCGCTCCGGCGAGCGCCCGCGGGTTCAGGTCTCGGCCGAACGGGCCGGGTCGCAGTGGCGTCTGTCGGTACGCGACAACGGCATCGGCATCGCCCCGGAATTCCACGAGAGGATCTTCCAGATCTTCCAGCGCCTGCACACGATCGAGGAGTACGAAGGCACCGGCATCGGCCTGACGCTGTGCCGCAAGATCGTGGAGCGCCACGGCGGGCGCCTGTGGCTGGAGTCCAGCCCGGGCCAGGGCGCGACGTTCTTCTTCACCTTGCCGGCGGTGGACGCCGGCGACGAGGACCGCGCGCCCGACGAACCGTAGGCGCCGGTCAGGCCAGTGTCAGCGCGAATCCCTGCCGCGGGAAATGCACGTGCAGCGTGCCCAGCCCCGGCTCCTTGCGCGCCACGATCCAGCGCTGCGGCATCACCGCCACCAGCGTTCCCGGTGTCGGCACCTGCCCGTAGTCGGTCGGCGTGACGCTGACCTCCCTGCCGATCAGCGCATCCTGGCGAAACGCTTCCGCGATCGGCCTGGGGCTGGCGTTGCCCGCGATCTCCAGCGCCTGCCGCGCGTCGATGTCGCTGCGCCGGCCATGACCGAAGGCCTTCATGCGATCGAGCCAGGCGATGGCCTTCGGGAAGGCATCGATCATGCGGGAGCCGCCCATGTCGCGGATGAACCACAGGCCATGGTAGGTGGAGAAATCGGCGTGATTGGGCTGCGGCCCGAACAGGAAATCCTGCTGCAGCCGCGACTCCAGGTCGGCCAGGTGCTGCAGCACGCGCGGCCGCGCGCCGCGGAAACCCACGCCCTTGACGGTCGCCTTGCGGCCGATGTTGATGCGGTCGAGCACGAAGCGGCCGATATCCAGCAGCGACATCGACTCGCGGATCTTCTGGTTGAGCTTGCCGCTGCCGCCGGCCATCACGCAGGCCAAGAAGATTTCCAGGTCCACGGCCGCCACGTAGTCCTGCACCTCGGTGGAGCAGCTCTCCAGCGCCAGTTCCGGCTTGCCCGACAGCGCGGCGATCTCGGCGGCGATGCTGCGGGAATCGCAGAACACATCGGCACCGATCTGGGCCACCGGAATCTTGCGATAGCCGCCGGCCAGCGCCGCCACCATCGGCCGCGGCGGCATCTCCCGCGTGGTCACCGACTGCCAGGGCAGGCCGGAGTAGCCGAGCATGGCGCGGATCTTTTCGGAGAACGGCGACAGCGGGTAGTGGTGCAGGATCAGATCGGACACGAGGGCTCCAACGGGATGTTCCAACGGGATGTGCGGGGCGGTGGCCGCTACTGTAGCGCCCTGCGCGCGGCCAGGTCCCCGGCGAAGGGGCCATGCTGCCCGGCCCGCACTACGAGGTTTTCCTGGACCTGGCGTCCCAGCCGGCAACGCCCAGCAGCACCAGCGTACCCGCCGCCGACAGCGCCAGCGGCGGCATCGACGTTGCCACCGGGCCCAGCAGGAGCAGCGCGATCACTGCCAGCAACGGCACTTGCTGCGTCCGGCGCGCGATGGCACAGCGGAACAGGTAGGTGCCGAGCAGGTACAGGGCCGTGCTGCCCAGGATCACCGCTGCCACGCCGGGCTCGGTGTGGCCCAGCGGATGCTTCAGCACCAACTCGTCTGCCACCGCCGACAGGATGATGCCGGCCACCGGCAGCAGGTGGATGTAGGTATAGGCCAGGCGCGCCACGCGCCCCGGGTCCTGCGCATGCGCGATGGTGTGGCTACCGGTTTCGGCAGCGGCATCGAAGTACAGCCACCACATGGTGAGACTGCCGACAAAGGACACGGCGAAGGCGGCCAGGGTGATGCCGTTCCATTCCATGCCGGCGACAGTGGCACCGGTGACCAGGATCGACTCGCCCAGGGCGATGATGATGAACAGCGCGCAGCGTTCGGCCAGGTGGCCGCCGGCCACGTCCCAGTCGGCGGTGCTGGATCGGCCCAGGCCCGGCACCCGGAAGCCCAGGGAGGGGCCGGCGTACTCGAGCGCCAGCGCCAGCGCCCACCAGGCCAGCCTCTCGCCATGCCCGGCAAGCCCGCCGCCGATCCAGAGCAGGCCGCTGGCCGCGAGCCACACCAGGATGCGCTGGAAGTTCGCCACCATGCCGGGGCGACCGCGCACCGCCCACAGGAAGAACAGCGTGCGTCCGACCTGCATCGCGACGTAGGCGCCGGCGAACAGCAGGCCGCGCTCCTCGAAGGCCTGCGGGATCGTGGCCGACAGCAGCAGGCCGAGCAGCATCAGCACCATCAGGGCCAGGCGCACCGGCAGGCGCTCCGGATCCAGCCAGTTGGTGACCCAGGAGGTGTAGATCCATACCCACCACACCGCCAGCATCAGCACCAGGGTCTGCAGCGCCCCCGCCAGGCTGAAGTGATGGATCAAGGCATGTGACAGCTGCGTGACGGCGAACACGAAGACCAGGTCGAAGAACAGTTCGATATAGCCGACGCGGCCGCTTTCGTGGCCTTCGCGGGTGCGCAGCAGGTGTCGGGTCATGTGCAGGCTCTCGGGTGTGTGCCTCCCTTTTACCTTTCCGTGAGCCGCATGCGCCAGCGGCCCGCCGGGGGCGCCTGTCGGTTCCATCCCCGACCCGACAACCGGATCAGGTTTCACTGCCGGAACCCGGCCCCGTTCTTGCGGCTGCCACGGAGGGAAACATCCCCTAGAATCGCCGCACTTTTTCGAGGGAACGCGCATGATTGTCGGCATCGACCTGGGAACCACCAACAGCCTCGCCGCGGTATGGCGCGACGGGCAGGCCGTGCTCATCCCCAATGCCCTCGGCCAGGTGCTGACCCCCTCCTGCGTCAGCCTGGACGACCAGGGCCAGGTCCTGGTGGGGGCAGCGGCCCGCGACAGGCTGTTGACCCAGCCGCGGCGCACGGCCGCGGCGTTCAAGCGCTACATGGGGACCGACCGCCGCCTGACGCTGGCGGATCGCGAGTTCCGCCCGGAGGAACTCTCGGCGCTGGTGCTGAAGTCGCTGAAGGCCGACGCCGAGGCCTTCCTGGGCGAGCCGGTCACCGAGGCGCGCAGGGTGACGGTCCAGTCGCCTTGCACGGGCTGCGGCCAGGACACCAGGCCGCGGGCGATGCGGTACGCGATGGGGTCGCCTTCGGCGTCGGCGGCGGAGGCGGCGTAGCGGTAGGGCTTGCCGTCCACGGCCTGGGTCACCGGGGCGGTGGTGAAGACCGGAGCGTGGTTGGCTTCGGTGGTGGTGTTGCCGCTGGCGGTGGTGGCGTCGGCGGTGGCCAGCAGGATGGCCTGCTCGGCAGCGTCCACGCCGGCGGCGTCGCTGACGAAGCCGAGCAGCA includes these proteins:
- a CDS encoding low temperature requirement protein A: MTRHLLRTREGHESGRVGYIELFFDLVFVFAVTQLSHALIHHFSLAGALQTLVLMLAVWWVWIYTSWVTNWLDPERLPVRLALMVLMLLGLLLSATIPQAFEERGLLFAGAYVAMQVGRTLFFLWAVRGRPGMVANFQRILVWLAASGLLWIGGGLAGHGERLAWWALALALEYAGPSLGFRVPGLGRSSTADWDVAGGHLAERCALFIIIALGESILVTGATVAGMEWNGITLAAFAVSFVGSLTMWWLYFDAAAETGSHTIAHAQDPGRVARLAYTYIHLLPVAGIILSAVADELVLKHPLGHTEPGVAAVILGSTALYLLGTYLFRCAIARRTQQVPLLAVIALLLLGPVATSMPPLALSAAGTLVLLGVAGWDARSRKTS
- a CDS encoding glutathione S-transferase family protein — encoded protein: MSDLILHHYPLSPFSEKIRAMLGYSGLPWQSVTTREMPPRPMVAALAGGYRKIPVAQIGADVFCDSRSIAAEIAALSGKPELALESCSTEVQDYVAAVDLEIFLACVMAGGSGKLNQKIRESMSLLDIGRFVLDRINIGRKATVKGVGFRGARPRVLQHLADLESRLQQDFLFGPQPNHADFSTYHGLWFIRDMGGSRMIDAFPKAIAWLDRMKAFGHGRRSDIDARQALEIAGNASPRPIAEAFRQDALIGREVSVTPTDYGQVPTPGTLVAVMPQRWIVARKEPGLGTLHVHFPRQGFALTLA
- a CDS encoding CHASE domain-containing protein; translation: MNGYLVRVAVLTAAYALAGRLGLLLAIPPGYATAIWPAAGVALAGLMLLGRQHWPGVLLGSFIVNVSTSWDGGSAALVARSLSIAGAIAAGATLQALLGEWLVRRYVGYRNILTQETEAVRLLLLGGPLSCVVNALIGPWTLWFAGLIATPALLFNMWTWWVGDSIGVLIFVPLICAWTLRPIRTWIRQQLALTLPLLLLVVLVVILFFSASAREEQRIRSGFEQQAQQVSENFERQWSNRLLTMDAIRGFYAASSAVDAREFHLFVEKLLLTQPGLQALEFLPRVTQAERAGFEQAMRAAGDPDFAIREAGPDGHLRVAAAREHYYPIVFIEPPGAVRGVAGFDLASEALRNDTLQRAVKSGRSAVSAQLRLIHPIDAQGLLVMTPLFRGTMDYPSAEAREQNLVGVALAVFRIDAMVQAAIGNLDATGIRFRLLDQGAAPADKLLFDSGPPPGGGGIAMSHADTLEVGGRHWRLVFDLPAAYLVEHRSWQTWGLLAAGLGLSALLALLLLVVLARQSRVQELVTERTAELQKAELRLMHYAAELERSNAELQQFAYAASHDLQAPLRSIIGFSQILQRQYKGRLDEDADEFLQFIGSSATRMQALILDLLSLSRVGSGEFISGVVDLEEVLQQAQQNLLAEIQARDALLTHEPLPTIRGNRGQVLQLLQNLLANAMKFQRSGERPRVQVSAERAGSQWRLSVRDNGIGIAPEFHERIFQIFQRLHTIEEYEGTGIGLTLCRKIVERHGGRLWLESSPGQGATFFFTLPAVDAGDEDRAPDEP